The genomic region TGTAACCAAAATCGATCTTGACCGGCGCAGAGAGTCCCCGCAGCAGTGAAGGCACCGGTCTGGATGGCACATTGGTGAAATGAAAAGTCTCTACTGCCTGGCGCAACTCAAGAACCCGTGTCCCTCCACCTGGCTCCACCTCACCCTTCAACTGCAGTGGAATATCCTCTCCCATCTCATCGAGCAACCCTAGGGCCAGGGGGATGTGAAACGGTGGCTTGCTCTTCTGTCCGCGTGTGTCTGGACAGTGCTGAGTGACCTGCAGACTGTAGACTTGTGCAGCGACATCGTAATCCGCCTCCACCCGCAGTTCCGGGGTACCGGCGAGACTGTACCAGTGCTTGAATTGAGAAAGATCCCGTCCACCGGCATCCTCCATACATCGTACAAAATCCTCGGTGGTGACCGCCTGGCCGTCATGCCGTTCAAAATAGAGGTCGGTGGCCTTGCGGTAGTCAGCCGCACCCAGCAGATTGTGCTGCATGCGCACCACCTCGGCACCCTTCTCATAGACAGTCACGGTGTAGAAATTGTTGATCTCCATATAGGCATCGGGACGGATCGGGTGGGCCATGGGACCGGCATCCTCAGCAAACTGATGGGCGCGCAGCAGCCGCACATCCTCGATGCGCTTGACGCCCCGGGAGCCCATGTCCGCTGAAAACTCCTGGTCCCGAAACACTGTCAGCCCCTCTTTCAGGCTGAGCTGAAACCAATCCCGGCAGGTGATGCGATTACCGGTCCAGTTATGGAAATATTCGTGGGCGATGACCCCTTCGATACCCTGAAAATCACGGTCGGTGGCACTGTCTGAACGGGCAAGCACGAACTTGGAATTGAAAACATTGAGGCCTTTGTTCTCCATCGCCCCCATGTTGAAGTCGTTGACCGCCACGATCATGTAGATGTCCAGATCATACTCACGACCGTAGTGCTGCTCATCCCAGGCCATGGCGTGTTTCAGGGATTGCATGGCGTGATCGCACTTCTCGATATTTTCCGGTTCCACGTAGATGCGCAGATCCACCTCGCGTCCCGAAATGGTGGTATAGCTGTCTTGAATAAAGCGCAGATCCCCCGCCACCAGGGCAAAGAGATAACAGGGCTTGGGAAAGGGGTCTTCCCAGCGAACCCGGTGGCGACCCTGATCGAGTTCCTCTTCCTGAACCCGGTTGCCGTTGGAGAGCAGTACCGGATAGCGCTTTCTGTCAGCACTGATAGTGGTGCTGAAGCGGGCCATAACATCGGGCCGATCAGGAAAATAGGTGATACGGCGAAACCCTTCGGCCTCGCATTGAGTACAGAACATGCCACCGGAGCGATAGAGCCCTTCCAGTGCTGTATTCTCCTGGGGGCGTATCAACACACGGGTTTCCAGTTCAAACTGTTCAGGTGGATTATCGATGGTCAAGGATGTGTCATTCAGCCGATAGGCATTGACCCCCAGCACAGCATCATCGAGCCGCACGGACTCCAGCTCCAGCCGTTCGCCATTCAACTGGAAGGCGCGCTCGTCGCCTTCAAAGACAGGATTACGGCGTACCTTCAGACGACTCTCAACGCGAGCGTAGTCCTCGTGGAGATCTAAATTCAGATCGACCTGATCCACCAGGTAAGCCGGTGGCAAATAGTCCTTCAAATGGATGGTAACAGGGGTATCGGAGCGCATGTGTTGTCCCGGAAATCGTTCAAGGCGCTCCATGTTATAGCCAAACCGAAGAATCTTAAAACCCACCGCCGGTAAAGTTCTTCTGCGCTACCGCATAAAACCATTCTCATACCATGGTGTTCGTGGAACTCTGCTGACGTGGCTGTTAAGATTGGGGCATTAAATAAAACAATGCTTTTTTCAATGATTTACTGAAGACTCAAAGAGTTACATAACAATTTCTGGAAATCATCTCTGCCCCGTCGTCCTTTCCATCAGGGTCCGGAGCCTTGCTGATCACTTTTACCAAGAGGAATTTACCCCATGCCTAAAGTGGTGATGTATACCACGGCGGTCTGCCCCTATTGCGTACGCGCCAAGTTCATGCTGAAAAACAAACAGGTGGACTACGAAGAGATCCGCATCGATACCGACCACGACGCGATGCAGGTCATGATGCAACGCAGTCGGCGCAACACAGTGCCGCAGATCTTCATCGACGAATACCATGTCGGCGGTTATGACGATATGGCCGCCCTTGAAATGGCTGGTCGCCTGGACGAACTGCTCGGTGTGGCGGAAAGCTGATCCGCATGAATGAAGCAGCGGGCAAGGTTCGGCTCGACAAATGGCTGTGGGCAGCTCGCTTTTTCAAGACTCGTCAACTCGCCTGCGAAGCAATCAATGGTGGTAAAGTTCATCTCAACGGCCAGCGCACAAAACCTGGCCGTGAGCTCAAGGTCGGTTCACATCTGCAAATCCATAAAGGCTCACTTGAATGGGATGTGGAGGTACGGGTACTGGCCTCAAAACGACGCCCTGCCAGAGAGGCACTTGAATTCTACGAAGAGTCGGCAGAGAGTGAACGGCAGCGACAGAAGATTACCGAAGAGCAGCGTTTGCAGCGTGCCATGGAACCACGGCCCGCTCGTGGCAAAATAAACAAGAAAGATCGCCGCATGATCCATCGTTTTACCAACAAGGGAACCTGACGCCAGTATGGACCAGGATGCATACCATCGCACTTACCGGGAGATCAACGACCGTTACTGCCCTTTCGAGCGGAGCATCCTGAACGATAAATGCAGCTGCGGTGAGTCAAAGCGATTCTACCTGGCGGAGCGTGTCGGGGTGCATTGTGAATCAGACCAGGGACAGGCCCAGTGCATGGAGCTGCTCGAACTGCTCCGTCATCACGCCCGCTTTGCACTGAAATCCAATGACCGGAACGCAACACTGCCCCATGGCCAGGCGATGCGCCTGCAGGTCGGTGGAGTACGTGGACTGTTTTCCGAGATCTATCCGGAAGAACCGGTGCCCGAACCGGTTGGCGACATATTCACACTAGTCAGCAGCGCCATCAATAAATTCAATTCACTGGAAGAATTGCCGTTCCAACCCATCATCCAGCAGGTTGCCGCCTATCGAGGGCGCCAGCGATCAAAACCCAATAAATAACTTGATTAGAACTAATGTTCAGCCAGCCGAAGCCACGCCTCAGATCGCGGCACTGTCGTAGCAGCGGCCCGAATCAGGCGGGGTAGCATGGCTTTCAGATCGAATCTGCGATTGAATCGATATTGGTATTCGGCCAAGTAACGATGAGCATATTTGCGAAATCCAAACGCATGATAGGTGCCCGTAATCGCCGTTTTCAGATTGCCCAGCAGGATATTGATCCATGCGAAGCAAGGCATATCGGTACTGCGCCTATGCGTTCCAACCACCTCTCGCTGATGGGTCATACCAGCCTGCTCAACAGCGGTAAAACAATTCAGCCCATCACTGAGTACGTGGCTTGAGGCGACCAAATACCGTTCGGCCCAGTTCTGGATATCGATCTGCTTGAATCCAGGCACTGGATCAAAGCGAACAACCTGCGGGTGACCGTCCTCATCCAACTGAACCGCCGCCACGAAAGGAACTTTGTTCTCTGATCCCCGTCCTGCCTTGCCTTGGTGTCCACCGCCAAGATAGGCATCATCCACCACCACGATATCACCCTGCAAGGTGCGTCTTTCCTCGCGTTCGTCCATAACCTGCATGATCTTGTGTTTGACCCGCCACGCGCGGATAGGACACACCGATATGACGCTTCAACTCCAATGCAGATATGTTGTTCTTCGACTGGCTGATCAGGAACATCGCCTGAAACCATTTGCGCAGTGGCAACTTCGAACCATGGAAAATCGTGCCCGAACGCAAACTCGTCTGGTGGCGGCAGGCGCTACATTGCCAGTATGTGTGTTGTCCTTCATGAAATCGGCTATGGGTCGTGCCACCACAATGTGCGCAAACAAAACCTTGGGGCCAGCGTGCAGTTTCCAGTGCCGCCTCGCATTGTTCTTCGGCGCCATAATGTTCAAACAACTCGTTCAAACTCATACCGGCCTGAAACTGAATCGGGTTCATCGCCATGATCGGACTCCTCTTGCTGATCTTGGTGATATTATGTGGTCACTGGTGGCTCAATCCGTGAGCCTGGCTGAACATTAGTTCTAATCAAGATAAATAATGTAACTGTTCAAGACGTAGGCCCGATCAAGCGT from Gammaproteobacteria bacterium (ex Lamellibrachia satsuma) harbors:
- the pepN gene encoding aminopeptidase N, which gives rise to MRSDTPVTIHLKDYLPPAYLVDQVDLNLDLHEDYARVESRLKVRRNPVFEGDERAFQLNGERLELESVRLDDAVLGVNAYRLNDTSLTIDNPPEQFELETRVLIRPQENTALEGLYRSGGMFCTQCEAEGFRRITYFPDRPDVMARFSTTISADRKRYPVLLSNGNRVQEEELDQGRHRVRWEDPFPKPCYLFALVAGDLRFIQDSYTTISGREVDLRIYVEPENIEKCDHAMQSLKHAMAWDEQHYGREYDLDIYMIVAVNDFNMGAMENKGLNVFNSKFVLARSDSATDRDFQGIEGVIAHEYFHNWTGNRITCRDWFQLSLKEGLTVFRDQEFSADMGSRGVKRIEDVRLLRAHQFAEDAGPMAHPIRPDAYMEINNFYTVTVYEKGAEVVRMQHNLLGAADYRKATDLYFERHDGQAVTTEDFVRCMEDAGGRDLSQFKHWYSLAGTPELRVEADYDVAAQVYSLQVTQHCPDTRGQKSKPPFHIPLALGLLDEMGEDIPLQLKGEVEPGGGTRVLELRQAVETFHFTNVPSRPVPSLLRGLSAPVKIDFGYSDAELMFLMAHDNDDFNRWDAAQTLAQRIILQLLDAYRAGNKLEVPQGFIDAFHKALTDQQADKALLAEVLTLPSESLLGDQVAEVDVDGIHTAREAVKRQFAVALKIPLLEVYHANTESGAYTIGSDAIARRSLKNVCLGYLMLLDEQVIRDLCLAQFEASHNMTDVMAALSALTNTDSPEREAALAAFETRWRDDLLVMDKWFSVQALSRLPSTLDAVKRLMTHPAFSMQNPNKVRSLIGAYCSGNITGFHALDGSGYRFLSDKVLELDRLNPQVAARMMRIMTRWRRYDEVRQTLMKHEFQRVLATPDISRDLFEIASKSLEVK
- the grxC gene encoding glutaredoxin 3 encodes the protein MPKVVMYTTAVCPYCVRAKFMLKNKQVDYEEIRIDTDHDAMQVMMQRSRRNTVPQIFIDEYHVGGYDDMAALEMAGRLDELLGVAES
- a CDS encoding RNA-binding S4 domain-containing protein, translating into MNEAAGKVRLDKWLWAARFFKTRQLACEAINGGKVHLNGQRTKPGRELKVGSHLQIHKGSLEWDVEVRVLASKRRPAREALEFYEESAESERQRQKITEEQRLQRAMEPRPARGKINKKDRRMIHRFTNKGT